Proteins from a single region of Amycolatopsis sp. CA-230715:
- a CDS encoding serine hydrolase: MTERPTADEQLAWIVDASARGPLPETEIRRHLASALLDASGGPSGVNAALAGVGGLTKIRTVDSEPDRARAVVHGDGADYVLTIHVDEAGLVDDLGLVPDEPVPVSWAEVDTRLAPLGKRVSFAAGEVEDGRFRIVHGLDADTPRPIGSACKLYVLGALAQAVTDGTAAWDEPLEIREDWKSVSSRDLPCRALTLAEFADHMISTSDNTATDHLIHRIGREAVHRQLTLFGNQRPEASIPFLTTKALFQLKLVLDTAPAERYLALPRSARATALEELERAPLPENRALWPRPKYIDEIEWFASPSDVCRAYAGLHRFGMPEIDHALSTNDDGLALDPARFRSTWYKGGNEPGVISLNYLARTGDDRTLAVSAMVSDPDEDLDTMSVALKGFSAIRGAFALLARCVSAP; this comes from the coding sequence ATGACCGAAAGACCGACCGCGGACGAACAACTGGCCTGGATCGTGGACGCTTCGGCGCGCGGGCCGCTGCCGGAAACCGAAATTCGGCGCCACCTCGCATCGGCACTGCTCGACGCGAGCGGCGGGCCGTCGGGAGTCAACGCGGCACTGGCCGGGGTCGGCGGACTGACGAAGATCCGGACCGTCGACTCGGAACCCGATCGAGCTCGCGCCGTCGTGCACGGCGACGGCGCCGACTACGTGCTGACGATCCACGTGGACGAAGCGGGCCTCGTGGACGATCTCGGTCTCGTCCCCGACGAACCCGTCCCGGTGTCGTGGGCCGAAGTCGACACCCGCCTCGCGCCGCTGGGAAAACGCGTGTCGTTCGCGGCGGGCGAGGTCGAGGACGGACGGTTCCGGATAGTGCACGGCCTGGACGCCGACACGCCGCGGCCGATCGGCTCGGCGTGCAAGTTGTACGTGCTCGGCGCGCTCGCGCAGGCCGTCACCGATGGCACGGCGGCCTGGGACGAGCCGCTGGAGATCCGCGAGGACTGGAAGAGCGTGTCTTCGCGCGATTTGCCCTGCCGAGCGCTCACCCTCGCCGAATTCGCCGACCACATGATCTCGACGAGCGACAACACCGCGACGGACCACCTGATCCACCGCATCGGCCGGGAGGCGGTCCACCGCCAGCTCACCTTGTTCGGCAACCAGCGGCCGGAGGCGAGCATCCCGTTCCTGACCACCAAGGCGCTGTTCCAGCTCAAGCTCGTCCTGGACACGGCACCGGCCGAGCGGTACCTCGCCCTGCCGCGGTCCGCGCGGGCGACCGCGCTGGAAGAGCTGGAACGCGCACCGCTGCCCGAAAACCGGGCGCTTTGGCCGCGCCCCAAGTACATCGACGAGATCGAATGGTTCGCCTCACCGAGCGACGTCTGCCGTGCCTACGCGGGACTGCACCGGTTCGGCATGCCCGAGATCGACCACGCACTCTCGACCAACGACGACGGTCTCGCGCTGGACCCGGCCCGGTTCCGGTCCACCTGGTACAAGGGCGGCAACGAACCCGGCGTCATCTCGCTGAACTACCTGGCCCGCACCGGCGACGACCGGACGCTGGCGGTCAGCGCGATGGTGTCCGATCCCGACGAGGATCTCGACACGATGTCCGTGGCGCTCAAGGGTTTCTCCGCCATCCGGGGCGCGTTCGCCCTACTCGCGCGGTGCGTCAGCGCACCATGA
- a CDS encoding TetR/AcrR family transcriptional regulator, giving the protein MTDDGPTPEPARRPGGRTARVRQRILEAAAELIARDGLGGLRYDQVAELAVVNRASVYRNWPDRTTLVADALTTFGADAAPLNDSGDLDADLVDFLEALAAATANPEGRALLTVVASAREDPDLRAIVDEVFDRRQAPLLARLRTAVERGELPATDLSLLSAMLTGPVQLFVSRGSRTFTRADAHRVSASVLAGVRATAAEEARNAQPR; this is encoded by the coding sequence GTGACCGACGATGGACCGACGCCGGAACCGGCCCGCCGCCCTGGCGGGCGCACCGCCAGGGTGCGGCAGCGGATTCTCGAAGCCGCCGCCGAGCTGATCGCCCGCGACGGGCTCGGCGGCCTGCGCTACGACCAGGTCGCCGAGCTCGCCGTGGTCAACCGGGCCAGCGTGTACCGCAACTGGCCCGACCGCACCACGCTGGTCGCCGACGCGCTCACCACCTTCGGCGCCGACGCCGCGCCCCTGAACGATTCCGGCGACCTCGACGCCGACCTCGTCGACTTCCTCGAAGCCCTCGCCGCCGCCACCGCGAACCCGGAAGGCCGGGCGCTGCTGACCGTGGTGGCCTCGGCGCGGGAGGACCCCGATCTGCGGGCCATCGTCGACGAGGTGTTCGACCGGCGGCAGGCGCCCCTGCTGGCCCGCCTGCGGACCGCGGTCGAGCGCGGTGAGCTGCCCGCGACCGACCTTTCCCTGCTCAGCGCGATGCTCACCGGGCCCGTCCAGCTGTTCGTCAGCCGCGGTTCCCGCACGTTCACCCGAGCCGACGCGCACCGAGTCAGCGCGAGCGTGCTCGCCGGCGTGCGAGCCACCGCCGCCGAAGAAGCCCGAAACGCTCAGCCCCGCTGA
- a CDS encoding FAD-dependent monooxygenase, whose amino-acid sequence MKILVSGAGTAGLCAGIDLARAGHEVEVIERTNRLRANGSPIDVRGAAIETARGMGILDAVLENRITMTERTRFVDRSGTAVAPLVGQEINETPDDIEIPREDLMGILRQALPEQVDLRFEESIAMLADDGDRVAVTFASGREADYDIVVGADGAHSAVRRLVFGPEEEFAEHLGVYVAIGDAPGQATPGERVTEILNLPGRFAGVARYRDKALGIFEFRSGPIDYDHHDLDAQKRILAEAFAGIEDWKVPELVRTAQDDPDLYFDVLAQIVMPTWHRGRVVLIGDAAHCATPMAGRGVSLALLGAWTLTEELGRHGEDLEAAFTAYEQRQRPHAAAAQEFARGGADLMVPATWEAIEARNTRLRAAQPH is encoded by the coding sequence ATGAAAATCCTGGTCAGTGGGGCGGGGACAGCCGGGCTCTGCGCCGGCATCGACCTGGCGCGGGCCGGACACGAGGTCGAGGTCATCGAGCGGACGAACCGCCTGCGCGCCAACGGTTCGCCGATCGATGTGCGCGGCGCGGCCATCGAGACCGCGCGCGGCATGGGCATCCTCGACGCGGTGCTCGAAAACCGGATCACGATGACCGAGCGGACCCGGTTCGTCGACCGGTCCGGCACGGCCGTCGCGCCCTTGGTGGGGCAGGAAATCAACGAGACACCCGATGACATCGAGATCCCTCGCGAAGACCTCATGGGCATCCTGCGCCAGGCCCTGCCCGAGCAGGTGGACCTGCGCTTCGAGGAGTCCATCGCGATGCTGGCCGACGACGGGGACCGGGTCGCGGTCACCTTCGCCTCCGGCCGCGAGGCCGACTACGACATCGTCGTCGGCGCCGACGGGGCGCATTCGGCGGTGCGCCGGCTGGTGTTCGGCCCGGAGGAGGAGTTCGCCGAGCACCTCGGGGTGTACGTCGCGATCGGGGACGCGCCCGGCCAGGCGACTCCCGGCGAACGCGTGACGGAAATCCTCAACCTGCCGGGGCGCTTCGCCGGCGTGGCCCGCTACCGCGACAAGGCGCTGGGAATCTTCGAGTTCCGGTCCGGGCCGATCGACTACGACCACCACGACCTGGACGCGCAGAAGCGCATCCTGGCCGAGGCCTTCGCCGGGATCGAGGACTGGAAGGTCCCCGAGCTGGTCAGGACCGCCCAGGACGACCCCGACCTCTACTTCGACGTCCTCGCCCAGATCGTCATGCCGACCTGGCACCGGGGACGGGTCGTGCTGATCGGGGACGCCGCGCACTGCGCGACCCCGATGGCCGGGCGCGGTGTCTCGCTGGCCCTGCTCGGTGCGTGGACGCTCACCGAGGAGCTCGGTCGCCACGGCGAGGACCTCGAAGCGGCTTTCACCGCCTACGAACAGCGCCAACGCCCGCACGCCGCGGCGGCCCAGGAGTTCGCGCGCGGCGGAGCCGACCTCATGGTTCCCGCCACCTGGGAGGCCATCGAGGCGCGCAACACCCGGCTGCGCGCGGCCCAGCCGCACTAG
- a CDS encoding SRPBCC family protein yields the protein MTDNTETVVTTRREIAAPAERIFELIADPSRQPGWDGNDNLAAADAGQRVRGTGEVFTMTLTVNQVRENHVVEFEEGRRIAWRPAEPGARPPGHLWRWELEPVDETHTLVTHTYDWSRLTDENRFALARATTADKLRASVDKLAELAEA from the coding sequence ATGACCGACAACACCGAAACCGTCGTGACCACGCGGCGCGAGATCGCCGCGCCCGCCGAGCGGATCTTCGAGCTGATCGCCGACCCGTCGCGGCAGCCGGGATGGGACGGCAACGACAACCTCGCCGCGGCGGACGCCGGTCAGCGCGTCCGCGGTACCGGCGAGGTGTTCACCATGACGCTCACGGTGAACCAGGTGCGTGAGAACCATGTCGTGGAATTCGAGGAGGGACGCCGCATCGCCTGGCGCCCCGCGGAGCCCGGCGCGCGGCCGCCGGGTCACCTCTGGCGATGGGAGCTGGAGCCCGTCGACGAGACGCACACCTTGGTCACGCACACCTACGACTGGTCCCGCCTGACCGACGAGAACCGCTTCGCCCTCGCGCGTGCCACCACGGCGGACAAGCTCCGCGCGTCCGTCGACAAGCTCGCCGAACTCGCGGAGGCGTGA
- the dnaB gene encoding replicative DNA helicase, whose translation MALTDDRGPMFSDPGPSDPGPEPGTFDRQPPQDIAAEQSVLGGMLLSKDAIADVIEAIGPSDFYLPKHQAVYDCILDLYGRGEPADPITVSAELERRGELGRVGGAPYLHTLIATVPTAANAGYYAEIVSEKAVLRRLVEAGTRIVQYGYGANSADGGNIDEVVDRAQAAIYDVTEKRTSEDYVALEELLQPTMDEIDAIASRGGQSFGIPTGFMDLDDVTNGLHPGQMVIVAARPGVGKSTLGLDFARSCSIKHGMSSVIFSLEMSRTEIVMRMLSAEAKIRLADMRGGRMTDDDWTRLARRMSEISEAPLFVDDSPNMTMMEIRAKARRLKQRNDLKLVVVDYLQLMTSGKRVESRQQEVSEFSRQLKLLAKEIEVPVIAISQLNRGPEQRTDKRPMLSDLRESGSLEQDADIVLLINRPDAWERDDPRAGEADLILAKHRAGPQSTIVVAHQLHYSRFADLAQS comes from the coding sequence GTGGCGCTGACCGACGACCGCGGTCCGATGTTCTCCGATCCAGGGCCGAGCGACCCGGGGCCGGAGCCCGGCACTTTCGACCGCCAGCCACCGCAGGACATCGCCGCGGAGCAATCCGTGCTCGGCGGGATGCTGCTGTCCAAGGACGCCATCGCCGACGTGATCGAGGCGATCGGCCCGAGCGACTTCTACCTGCCCAAGCACCAGGCCGTCTACGACTGCATTCTCGACCTCTACGGCAGGGGTGAGCCCGCCGACCCGATCACCGTGTCGGCCGAGCTGGAACGCCGCGGCGAGCTCGGCAGGGTCGGCGGGGCGCCGTACCTGCACACCCTGATCGCGACCGTGCCCACGGCGGCGAACGCGGGGTACTACGCCGAGATCGTGTCCGAGAAGGCGGTGCTGCGCAGGCTCGTCGAGGCGGGCACCCGGATCGTGCAGTACGGCTACGGCGCGAACAGCGCCGACGGCGGCAACATCGACGAGGTGGTCGACCGCGCGCAGGCCGCGATCTACGACGTCACCGAGAAGCGCACCAGCGAGGACTACGTCGCGCTGGAGGAGCTGCTCCAGCCGACCATGGACGAGATCGACGCGATCGCCTCGCGCGGCGGCCAGTCGTTCGGCATCCCGACCGGGTTCATGGACCTCGACGACGTGACCAACGGCCTGCACCCCGGCCAGATGGTCATCGTCGCGGCCCGTCCCGGTGTCGGCAAGTCGACACTGGGGCTGGACTTCGCGCGCTCGTGCTCGATCAAGCACGGCATGAGCAGCGTCATCTTCTCGCTGGAAATGAGCCGCACCGAGATCGTCATGCGCATGCTCTCGGCCGAGGCGAAGATCCGGCTCGCCGACATGCGCGGTGGCCGCATGACCGATGACGACTGGACGCGGCTGGCGCGCCGGATGAGCGAGATCTCGGAGGCGCCGCTGTTCGTCGACGACTCGCCGAACATGACGATGATGGAGATCAGGGCGAAGGCGCGGCGGCTCAAGCAGCGCAACGACCTCAAGCTCGTGGTCGTCGACTACCTCCAGCTGATGACCTCCGGCAAGCGCGTCGAATCCCGTCAGCAGGAAGTGTCGGAGTTCTCCCGTCAGCTGAAGCTGCTGGCGAAGGAGATCGAGGTGCCGGTGATCGCGATCAGCCAGCTGAACCGTGGTCCCGAACAGCGGACGGACAAGCGCCCGATGCTGTCGGACCTGCGAGAGTCCGGTTCGCTGGAGCAGGACGCGGACATCGTGCTGCTGATCAACCGGCCCGACGCGTGGGAACGCGACGACCCGCGCGCGGGCGAGGCCGACCTGATCCTCGCCAAGCACCGCGCCGGGCCGCAGTCGACCATCGTGGTGGCGCACCAGCTGCACTACAGCCGGTTCGCCGATCTCGCCCAGAGCTAG
- a CDS encoding SRPBCC family protein, protein MGNDFEVTDEITLDATPEQVWAAIATGPGVDSWFMGRTEIEPREGGTNTLDMADAMGFVQKSTITAWEPGNRLAFREGGQDGTFSAFEYLLEGRDGGSTVLRFVHSGILSDDWDEEYYDSMKAGDLMYLRQLAAYLKHFPGRHATRNLFLVGPAVSDTERVWSRFADALSVTGEIGRGARVRLNVPGLPATDGVVEFLGLPYFAGVRTRHGIILLVKGYRNVLVVGYHSFSDDEDECEIETAWRSWLESAVV, encoded by the coding sequence ATGGGGAACGACTTCGAGGTCACCGACGAGATCACCCTGGACGCCACTCCGGAGCAGGTGTGGGCGGCCATCGCCACCGGCCCCGGCGTCGACTCGTGGTTCATGGGGCGCACCGAGATCGAACCGCGGGAAGGCGGCACGAACACCCTGGACATGGCGGACGCGATGGGGTTCGTCCAGAAGTCCACGATCACCGCGTGGGAGCCGGGTAACCGCCTTGCCTTCCGCGAAGGCGGCCAGGACGGCACGTTCAGCGCTTTCGAGTACCTCCTCGAAGGCAGGGACGGCGGCAGCACCGTCCTGCGCTTCGTGCACAGCGGCATCCTGAGCGACGACTGGGACGAGGAGTACTACGACAGCATGAAGGCGGGCGACTTGATGTACCTCAGGCAGCTCGCCGCCTACCTCAAGCACTTCCCCGGCCGCCACGCCACGCGCAACCTGTTCCTGGTCGGCCCGGCCGTGTCGGACACCGAGCGGGTGTGGTCGCGGTTCGCGGACGCGCTGTCGGTGACCGGTGAAATCGGCCGGGGTGCGCGTGTGCGGCTGAACGTGCCCGGCCTGCCCGCCACCGACGGCGTGGTCGAGTTCCTCGGCCTGCCGTACTTCGCCGGTGTGCGCACCCGGCACGGCATCATCTTGCTGGTCAAGGGTTATCGGAACGTCCTCGTCGTCGGATACCACAGCTTTTCCGACGACGAGGACGAGTGCGAGATCGAAACGGCGTGGCGGTCGTGGCTCGAGTCGGCCGTCGTCTGA
- a CDS encoding helix-turn-helix domain-containing protein, whose amino-acid sequence MTSADLLLHPVRLRVVRAFLGDRALTTSALRDELADVPPTTLYRHVAKLVDAGVLAVVAERRVRGAVERTYVLRLSAADIGLDEFAAMSADEHRQAFMGFVAGLLGEFDRYLDRDGFDVVRDEVSYGLAGMWLDDAEAAELRRELTRVLQPRLANPPAPGRTRRVLATVVLSGEKGVAAHGGGGSIEQ is encoded by the coding sequence ATGACCTCGGCCGATCTGCTCCTGCACCCGGTTCGCCTGCGGGTCGTGCGGGCGTTCCTCGGCGATCGAGCGCTCACCACGAGCGCGTTGCGGGACGAGCTCGCCGACGTGCCGCCCACCACGCTGTACCGCCACGTCGCGAAGCTCGTCGATGCCGGCGTGCTCGCGGTCGTCGCCGAGCGCCGGGTGCGCGGCGCGGTGGAACGCACCTACGTGCTGCGGCTCAGCGCGGCCGACATCGGGTTGGACGAGTTCGCCGCGATGAGCGCCGACGAGCACCGCCAGGCGTTCATGGGCTTCGTCGCGGGGCTCCTCGGCGAGTTCGACCGCTACCTCGACCGCGACGGTTTCGACGTCGTACGCGACGAGGTCAGCTACGGCTTGGCCGGGATGTGGCTCGACGACGCCGAAGCCGCCGAACTGCGGCGTGAGCTCACGCGCGTGCTCCAACCCCGGCTCGCGAATCCGCCCGCGCCGGGTCGCACGCGCCGCGTGCTCGCGACCGTTGTGCTGTCAGGAGAAAAGGGTGTTGCCGCACACGGCGGCGGTGGTTCGATCGAACAATGA
- a CDS encoding ArsR/SmtB family transcription factor yields MLDVAVIDNPAAAETTLDPMRARLLAELAEPASATMLAARVGLARQKINYHLRELERHGLIELVEERKKGNVTERLMRATARSYVISPAVLAAVQPDPARSPDRLSAGWLLALATRLVREVGAQIAGARQARKPLATFGLDAEVRFANAADRAAFAEELTAAAAELVSRYHDENAPRGRDHRVVIALHPSPKTSAGENTGEGKDS; encoded by the coding sequence ATGCTGGACGTAGCAGTGATCGACAACCCCGCGGCCGCCGAGACCACGCTGGACCCGATGCGGGCCAGGCTGCTGGCCGAACTGGCCGAGCCCGCCTCGGCCACGATGCTGGCCGCGCGGGTCGGGCTCGCCCGGCAGAAGATCAACTACCACCTGCGGGAGCTGGAACGGCACGGCCTGATCGAGCTGGTCGAGGAGCGGAAGAAGGGCAACGTCACCGAGCGCCTCATGCGGGCGACGGCCCGGTCCTACGTGATCTCGCCCGCCGTGCTCGCCGCCGTGCAGCCCGACCCGGCGCGCTCCCCGGACCGGCTGTCGGCGGGCTGGCTGCTCGCACTGGCCACCCGGCTCGTTCGTGAGGTCGGCGCCCAGATCGCGGGCGCCCGCCAGGCCCGCAAACCACTGGCGACCTTCGGGCTGGACGCGGAGGTGCGCTTCGCGAACGCCGCCGACCGGGCCGCTTTCGCCGAGGAGTTGACCGCCGCGGCCGCCGAGCTGGTCAGCCGGTACCACGACGAGAACGCGCCACGCGGCCGCGATCACCGGGTCGTGATCGCGCTGCACCCCAGCCCCAAGACGAGCGCCGGGGAAAACACGGGCGAGGGCAAGGATTCCTGA
- a CDS encoding Twin-arginine translocation protein TatA, which translates to MSHPQQPGNWGHPGHPQGHGYGYPQGPGHPQGYGYPPGGPPKKSKAGLWAAIAIGVVVLLALAITGFVAPGFFLSKDDGAQAGPVAPPPSAPSESTSDTPSAAPSSSSGGESREKAVALAKQFVDKLNANDPKGAGAMKCPNSGTILEGVILLSIEPPTSLTVGSATGGGLKIDVEVSGTTKGKQVSGTVSVQDRPGTPQCIRLIMVR; encoded by the coding sequence ATGAGCCACCCTCAGCAGCCAGGCAACTGGGGCCATCCCGGTCACCCGCAGGGCCACGGTTACGGCTATCCGCAAGGACCCGGTCATCCGCAGGGGTACGGCTACCCGCCGGGCGGGCCGCCGAAGAAGAGCAAGGCCGGGCTGTGGGCGGCGATCGCGATCGGCGTCGTGGTCCTGCTCGCCCTCGCGATCACCGGCTTCGTCGCTCCCGGGTTCTTCCTGAGCAAGGACGACGGCGCGCAGGCGGGCCCGGTCGCCCCGCCGCCCTCGGCGCCGTCGGAGTCCACTTCGGACACACCGTCCGCCGCCCCGTCCAGCTCCTCCGGCGGTGAGTCGCGGGAAAAGGCCGTGGCACTGGCGAAGCAGTTCGTGGACAAGCTGAACGCCAACGACCCCAAGGGCGCCGGTGCGATGAAGTGCCCGAACTCGGGCACCATCCTGGAGGGCGTGATCCTGCTGTCGATCGAACCGCCGACCAGCCTCACCGTCGGCTCTGCCACCGGCGGCGGCCTGAAGATCGACGTCGAGGTTTCCGGGACCACGAAAGGAAAGCAGGTCAGCGGTACGGTCAGCGTGCAGGACCGGCCCGGCACCCCGCAGTGCATCCGCCTGATCATGGTGCGCTGA
- a CDS encoding DUF2332 domain-containing protein, whose translation MGRGATADEYRAFGLREARGQSKTYEQLSLAVADDGRLLDLLDRLPEPKRQPNLLFAAARYLGAPVGEPGAFREWAVRHWTELAATMTARRTQTNEAARCGVLLPVLARLPQPLALLEVGASAGLCLYPDAYRYRYTGHPQVFGPADSPVLLSCESSGPVPLPSRMPTVVWRAGIDLNPLDVTEDDDLRWLETLIWPEHRHRRERLRAAVDIVRADPPHLVRGDLLADLPALAAQAPRDATLVIFHSSVLYQVPASARDAFAELVRGLPGHWISCEGAEVFPELAATVPELADGPAVSVLALDGRPLALAAPHGQKLDWLPAE comes from the coding sequence ATGGGGCGCGGCGCGACGGCCGACGAGTACCGGGCGTTCGGGCTGCGTGAAGCACGCGGACAGTCCAAGACGTACGAGCAGCTTTCCCTCGCCGTCGCCGACGACGGCCGGTTGCTCGATCTCCTCGACCGGCTGCCCGAACCGAAGCGGCAGCCCAACCTGCTGTTCGCCGCGGCCCGGTACCTCGGCGCACCGGTCGGCGAGCCCGGCGCGTTCCGCGAGTGGGCGGTCCGGCACTGGACCGAGCTGGCGGCCACGATGACCGCCCGCCGGACCCAGACCAACGAGGCCGCTCGCTGCGGCGTGCTCCTGCCGGTGCTGGCGCGGCTGCCGCAACCGCTGGCGTTGCTGGAGGTCGGGGCGTCGGCGGGGCTTTGCCTGTACCCCGACGCGTACCGGTACCGGTACACCGGGCATCCGCAGGTCTTCGGCCCCGCGGACAGTCCCGTCCTGCTCTCGTGCGAGTCGTCGGGGCCGGTTCCGCTGCCGTCGCGGATGCCCACCGTGGTGTGGCGCGCCGGGATCGATCTCAACCCACTCGACGTCACCGAAGACGACGACCTGCGCTGGCTGGAAACCCTGATCTGGCCGGAGCACCGGCACCGCCGGGAGCGGTTGCGCGCCGCCGTCGACATCGTCCGCGCCGACCCGCCCCACCTGGTCCGCGGCGATCTGCTCGCGGACCTTCCCGCACTGGCCGCGCAGGCGCCGCGCGACGCGACACTCGTGATCTTCCACAGTTCCGTGCTGTACCAGGTGCCCGCCTCGGCCCGCGACGCGTTCGCCGAGCTCGTCCGCGGTCTGCCGGGACACTGGATTTCCTGTGAGGGAGCCGAGGTCTTCCCCGAACTGGCCGCCACGGTTCCCGAGCTCGCCGACGGCCCGGCGGTTTCCGTGCTCGCGCTCGACGGCCGCCCGCTCGCGCTGGCCGCGCCCCACGGGCAGAAGCTCGATTGGCTGCCCGCGGAGTAG
- a CDS encoding ESX secretion-associated protein EspG codes for MLDRALTFTTPTITTLIRRRGGEPHNTFGAKAVFMEDGMRRELDERVNEALAEYGLLGPRGMERGFAATIEAIAQPQVEFYGWFEGKFAPGLPSNFTVLVGSANGTGFVAARSITEEVVTIAPLRSEQLLQGFLEQIPPGQPGRGQTMIVEKSEFLTGRAPQAEAEDGFRIMQAAPRTGAPPAGGKEMQRILGLDRTGGGSVYMAARTRAGTRRRIERPLNFIDTVEGRWLMEELPGRGDSRIAFAPATLQLFGDRLRSAQSRIMGG; via the coding sequence GTGCTGGACCGCGCACTCACCTTCACCACCCCGACGATCACCACGCTGATCAGGCGACGTGGTGGTGAGCCACACAACACGTTCGGCGCCAAGGCCGTCTTCATGGAAGACGGCATGCGGCGCGAGCTCGACGAACGCGTCAACGAGGCGCTGGCGGAGTACGGCCTGCTCGGTCCACGCGGGATGGAACGCGGTTTCGCGGCGACCATCGAGGCGATCGCGCAGCCGCAGGTCGAGTTCTACGGATGGTTCGAGGGCAAGTTCGCGCCCGGCTTGCCCTCGAACTTCACCGTGCTCGTGGGCAGCGCGAACGGCACCGGGTTCGTCGCGGCGCGCAGCATCACCGAAGAGGTCGTCACGATCGCCCCGCTCCGCTCCGAGCAGCTCCTCCAGGGCTTCCTCGAGCAGATCCCGCCCGGCCAGCCGGGGCGCGGCCAGACGATGATCGTGGAGAAGTCCGAGTTCCTCACCGGCCGCGCGCCGCAGGCGGAAGCCGAGGACGGGTTCAGGATCATGCAGGCGGCGCCGCGCACCGGCGCGCCGCCCGCGGGCGGCAAGGAGATGCAGCGGATCCTCGGCCTCGACCGCACCGGTGGCGGCAGCGTCTACATGGCGGCGCGCACCAGGGCGGGCACGCGGCGCCGCATCGAACGGCCGTTGAACTTCATCGACACCGTCGAAGGGCGCTGGCTGATGGAGGAGCTCCCCGGCCGCGGCGACTCGCGGATCGCGTTCGCGCCCGCGACGCTCCAGCTGTTCGGCGACCGGTTACGGAGCGCGCAGAGCAGGATCATGGGCGGCTGA
- a CDS encoding dihydrofolate reductase family protein has product MRKLILGFYVSLDGKSADGDNGIRDVMMSIDDPEQEDYFVRRLWEAGAFLMGRNTYEIMAGYWPTADHPSAKAMNEIPKVVFSRTLKAADDWPETRIASGDTAEEIAKLKAEPGKDLVAAGGTEFVHSLIKLGVVDEYRLWVLPAITGKGASLVPELTEAVRLRLVKSTAFPSGILELCYAPAQLVHR; this is encoded by the coding sequence ATGCGCAAGCTGATTCTGGGGTTCTACGTTTCGCTCGACGGCAAGAGCGCCGACGGCGACAACGGGATCCGGGACGTCATGATGTCGATCGACGACCCCGAGCAGGAGGACTACTTCGTCAGACGGTTGTGGGAGGCCGGGGCGTTCCTCATGGGCCGCAACACCTACGAGATCATGGCCGGGTACTGGCCCACCGCCGACCACCCGTCCGCCAAGGCCATGAACGAGATCCCCAAGGTCGTGTTCTCCCGCACGCTCAAGGCCGCCGACGACTGGCCGGAGACCCGGATCGCGAGTGGTGACACGGCGGAAGAAATCGCGAAGCTCAAGGCCGAGCCCGGTAAGGACCTCGTCGCCGCCGGTGGCACCGAGTTCGTGCATTCGCTGATCAAGCTCGGTGTCGTCGACGAGTACCGGCTGTGGGTGCTTCCCGCCATCACCGGCAAAGGCGCGTCGCTGGTCCCGGAGTTGACCGAGGCCGTGCGGCTGCGCCTGGTGAAGAGCACGGCCTTCCCGTCCGGGATCCTCGAACTGTGTTACGCCCCGGCCCAGCTCGTGCACCGATGA
- a CDS encoding dihydrofolate reductase family protein: MRKLSWGMNLTLDGYIAAAGDDIGWSEPSDELFQWWLDQELATSTSLYGRKLWETMSSYWPTGDEQPDATPAEIQFARNWRATPKVVFSSTIDQVDWNTRLVTGDALAEITRLKDGDGGPMEIGGATLAGVAMRAGLIDEYVLVTHPVLVGGGTPFFTAVDSWVNLNLVETRTFPGGVMMTRYETKR; the protein is encoded by the coding sequence ATGCGGAAACTGAGCTGGGGCATGAACCTGACCCTGGACGGATACATCGCCGCGGCGGGCGACGACATCGGCTGGAGCGAGCCGAGTGACGAGCTGTTCCAGTGGTGGCTCGACCAGGAGCTGGCCACCAGCACGTCGCTGTACGGCCGGAAGCTGTGGGAGACGATGAGCTCCTACTGGCCGACCGGCGACGAGCAGCCCGACGCGACCCCGGCGGAAATCCAGTTCGCGCGGAACTGGCGGGCCACGCCGAAGGTGGTGTTCTCGTCGACGATCGACCAGGTCGACTGGAACACCCGCCTGGTCACCGGGGACGCGCTCGCCGAGATCACCAGGCTGAAGGACGGGGACGGCGGCCCGATGGAGATCGGGGGCGCGACGCTCGCCGGGGTGGCGATGCGGGCCGGGCTGATCGACGAGTACGTGCTGGTCACCCATCCGGTCCTGGTCGGCGGCGGCACGCCGTTCTTCACCGCGGTGGACAGCTGGGTGAACCTGAACCTGGTGGAGACGCGGACGTTTCCCGGCGGCGTGATGATGACCAGGTACGAAACGAAACGCTGA